GATTGCCTTCGTACGGAGTTGCAGAAAGAGAAAAGTCAGACCAATTCAGGCCTGCTTTCAGGCCAAAAGAGGCTCGCAGTCCGCTAGTCGCTTTTGCTAGCTTACTTGGTTGGCTCGGTTGTCGGCAAGTATTGTAAGCCATGATCAGGCGCGTCATGCCGCTATAGTTGTACGGATATTGGCGTACAGTCGCATCATCGCCGAAATCTAAAGAGGAGCACCCTGCCAGCAAGCGGTGAAAGGTAAGGCGGGCAGTGCTAGGAGGCACTTCAATCAGGTACGTCGAATCCGTGGGTTGCAGATAATAGCGCTTGTCACCCTGGGCGTTTTCTCCGCCATACAGCGTAACATACCCCTGTACCAAAGGTCTGACAAATTGCGGCGTACCATGCGGCCCCACGGTTTTGCTTATGCCAATAGGTTCGCTTGCGTCGCCGTAGCTACGGGCTTGGTTGGCGCTAAATTCGGCTGCTGGCATGCCGGGCCGATAAAGTCGTATCAACTGTGCATGCTTGCCAACTAGCTGGATTCGGCCGCGCAGGGTGTCACCGGCTGCCGTGACTACATAATCTGTTGCGGTATGTTGAGCTGCGGCGGAACCTGCGAGCAAGCACAGGGTAAAGGATAACGCGTAAAACTTCACTTAAGCAAAATATAGGATAGGTAAAATCGAAGCGGTTGTTATAGCTCACCAAAAGCAAAAAAGAAGCTAGGCTCCGTGAAACCTAGCTTCTAAGAAGAAAATATAGAAACAGCTTGTTATTTCAGCTGCATGTCTTCAATAATTGCCCCGATACGGTCAGTGAGCTTCTTGTCGACCATGTCGAAGTCGACGGCCGACGCGAGCGGGTGTTTCACGCTGAAGTAGAACTTGATCTTTGGCTCGGTGCCTGAAGGACGCGCCGAAATCTTGCTGCCATCTTCGGTGATGAACTGAAGCACGTTCGACTTCTCCAGGCCAGTTGAAGACTCTTCGCCCGTGCGCGTATTACGAATCCGACCTAGCTGATAGTCACGGATTTCGACCACCGGCGAACCGGCGATAGTAGCGGGCGGGTTGGCCCGCAGGTCGCGCATCATCTCCTGAATTTCTTCGGCGCCGCGCTGGCCTTTCTTCGTCAGCGAAATCAGGTTTTCCTGGTATAGGCCGTAGGTAGCGTACATCTGCATAAGGGCTTCGTACAGCGTCTGGCCTTTGTCTTTGGCTACGGCAGCCATTTCTGCAATCATG
This Hymenobacter sp. GOD-10R DNA region includes the following protein-coding sequences:
- a CDS encoding porin family protein encodes the protein MLAGSAAAQHTATDYVVTAAGDTLRGRIQLVGKHAQLIRLYRPGMPAAEFSANQARSYGDASEPIGISKTVGPHGTPQFVRPLVQGYVTLYGGENAQGDKRYYLQPTDSTYLIEVPPSTARLTFHRLLAGCSSLDFGDDATVRQYPYNYSGMTRLIMAYNTCRQPSQPSKLAKATSGLRASFGLKAGLNWSDFSLSATPYEGNHTQAIGYQGGAFLHFTTKTRFSVQVEATYLALRSNYGPTDAYTGTSLYSATSSVSIRYSQVQMPLLLRYTLGYGNVRPYINAGPSYGLNFKNQSATIRQRSDQAQAEHYTLGHPDRSSLGWVGGVGLLIDRPALPILSVEARFDKLVDGLGYIAYTPHHNTFRLDLGIAF